GTGGTCCGCGGCCAGCCCCCGGATGATCTCCCACATCGTCCGCCGGCTCCGCGGATCCAGGCCCGTCGTCGGCTCGTCCAGGAAGATCACCCGCGGATCGCCGACCAGCGTCATCGCCAGGTCGAGCTTGCGCCGCATCCCGCCCGAGAAGGTGGTGACCGGCTTGCGCGCCGCCTCCGTGAGATCGAACCGCCGCAGCAGTTCCTCCGCCCGCCTCCGCCCCTCCCGACGGCGAAGGTGGTTGAGGTCCGACATCAGCATCAGGTTCTCCTCGGCCGTCAACAGGTTGTCCACCGCCGAGAACTGCCCGGTGACCCCGATCGCCGCCCGTACCGCGTCCGCCTCGCGGACCACGTCGTGCCCGGCCACCCGGGCCGCCCCGCCGTCCGCCGGGATCAGCGTGGACAGGATCTCCACCGTCGTCGTCTTCCCCGCCCCGTTGGGCCCCAGCAGCGCGAACACGCTGCCCTCCGGGATCTCCAGGTCGACGCCCTTCAGCACCGCCTTGTCCCCGTACGCCTTGGTCAGTCCGACCGTCGAGATCGCCGCCATCACGAACGCCGGATCTCAATGTCGCCCAGCTCGGTGTGGCCGCGGACCTCGACGGTCTCCCGGGCCTCGCCCGGGCCGGCCGCCGCGCCCAGCTGGTTGCGCAGCCGGCCGACCTTGCTGTGGATGTCGAGCCAGGCCGCCGTACCCTCCGCGATGCCGACCTCCAGGTCCCCCAGGCTGGTCTGCAGCGTGACCTGGCCGCGCTCCACCCGGCCGATCCGGATCGGGCCGTTCGCCGTCTTGGCGTCCACCCCCGCGTGCGCGGTGCCGACCTCGATCCGGCCGAAGGAGGAGTTGACCTTGAGGTTTCCGTGGACCTCGGCGACCTCGGTGTCGCCGTTGCTGTTCTTGACCGTCAGCGTGCCCCCGACGGTGCCGATCTCGATCCGGCCGAGTCCGGAGACCTCGGCGTCCCCGTCGGACGACTCCAGCCGGACGTCCCCGTGGTCGGTCTTGAGCCACGCGTTCGCCGCGTGCTCCACCTGGATCCGGCCGAGCGAGGTCTTCAGCCGGCAGTCCCCGAGCGGACCCTCGGTGACGAAGTTCGCCAGCGGGGCGTCGCCGTGGACCTCCGAGCCGGCCGGCAGCTCGATCAGGACCTCGACGGAACCGACCCTGCCGAACACGTTGCGCTTGCGGGGGCCCTTCAGGGTGAGCCGCCCGCCGGCGAAGTCGACCTTGGTCTGCTGCGCGGCCTTGACGTCCAGCTCGACGTCGGCGGTGGCCGGCGCGACGTGGACGACGACGTCGGTGCGCTTGCTCGCGCTGACCCGCACCGAGGCGATGTCGAACTCGATGACGGCGGTGATCGGTCCGGTGGTCTCGTACGTAGGCATGGTAGTCCCGTCCTTGTGGCTCTGTGGTGGTTCTGAAGGGTGTTCCCGCTGGTCGGAGCGGGGGTGACGTCGTGGCGCGGAGAAGCGTTACTGGACCCAGCCGGTGTAGCCCTGCCCGCGGCCGCGCCGGGGCTGGGCGGCCGGCCTGGCGACCGGCTCACCGCCCTCCAGCGCGCCCGTCAGGGCCCGGACCAGCCAGGCGTTGAGCGAGAGGCCCTCCTGCCCGGCGGCCTCCTCGGCCCGGGCCTTGAGGTGGGCCGGGAGGCGGAGGTTGATGCGGGCGGTGCCGCCCTCCTCCGGCTCCGGCACTGCGGACGGCATCACGGGTGGCACCGCCGACACCATCGGTGGCACCACGGGCGGCACCTCATGGACGAACTGGTCGGCGCCGGGCGGCACGGTGACCACGAACTCGGGGTCGAGCCCGCGCAACC
The nucleotide sequence above comes from Streptomyces kaniharaensis. Encoded proteins:
- a CDS encoding toxin-antitoxin system HicB family antitoxin; protein product: MDLTPYVENLRNELAVAAGAGGEEARALAERLTLPLESAVRLTLLNALSAAMGEITRELAPGSVDVRLRGLDPEFVVTVPPGADQFVHEVPPVVPPMVSAVPPVMPSAVPEPEEGGTARINLRLPAHLKARAEEAAGQEGLSLNAWLVRALTGALEGGEPVARPAAQPRRGRGQGYTGWVQ
- a CDS encoding ATP-binding cassette domain-containing protein — translated: MAAISTVGLTKAYGDKAVLKGVDLEIPEGSVFALLGPNGAGKTTTVEILSTLIPADGGAARVAGHDVVREADAVRAAIGVTGQFSAVDNLLTAEENLMLMSDLNHLRRREGRRRAEELLRRFDLTEAARKPVTTFSGGMRRKLDLAMTLVGDPRVIFLDEPTTGLDPRSRRTMWEIIRGLAADHGVTIFLTTQYLEEADQLADRIAVLDGGRIVAEGTAEELKRIVPGGRIRVQFADAGQLDAAAALFGYATADPEALGLDIPGDNSVLTVKAVLDALDNASVRAESLVVETADLDDVFLTLTGEGAR
- a CDS encoding DUF4097 family beta strand repeat-containing protein — translated: MPTYETTGPITAVIEFDIASVRVSASKRTDVVVHVAPATADVELDVKAAQQTKVDFAGGRLTLKGPRKRNVFGRVGSVEVLIELPAGSEVHGDAPLANFVTEGPLGDCRLKTSLGRIQVEHAANAWLKTDHGDVRLESSDGDAEVSGLGRIEIGTVGGTLTVKNSNGDTEVAEVHGNLKVNSSFGRIEVGTAHAGVDAKTANGPIRIGRVERGQVTLQTSLGDLEVGIAEGTAAWLDIHSKVGRLRNQLGAAAGPGEARETVEVRGHTELGDIEIRRS